The following are encoded in a window of Vespa crabro chromosome 2, iyVesCrab1.2, whole genome shotgun sequence genomic DNA:
- the LOC124421989 gene encoding aprataxin, translating into MNRKKNLSKGLKASLPKKNHWSLGLLDSMKDPTLKVIEDDSIVVIKDKYPKARFHYLVLPKENISTVWKIQKNHENLLRHMDDVAKELTKKHSGHKFLIGYHALPSMQRMHLHVISTDFNSPCLKTKHHWNSFTTPFFISSKELCKQLKENGELKKISPTMAQKYLNKELKCHECSVKPKNMGDLKKHLLSSHLSENPE; encoded by the exons ATGAatcgtaaaaagaatttaagcAAAGGCCTAAAAGCTAGTTTACCAAAAAAGAATCATTGGTCGTTAGGCTTACTCGATTCTATGAAAGATCCAACTCTTAAAGTTATCGAGGACGATAGCATAGTTGTTATCAAAGATAAATATCCAAAAGCAAGATTCCATTATTTAGTTTTACCGAAAGAAAACATCTCTACAGTTTGGAAGATCCAAAAGAATCATGAGAATCTTCTACGGCATATGGATGATGTTGCGAAAGAACTAACTAAAAAACATTCTGGACACAAGTTCCT TATCGGGTATCATGCTTTGCCAAGTATGCAAAGAATGCATTTACATGTGATTAGTACGGATTTTAACAGTCCATGTTTAAAAACGAAGCATCATTGGAATAGTTTCACGACGccgttctttatttcttcgaaag AATTATGTAAACAACTGAAAGAAAACGGGGAACTTAAAAAGATAAGTCCTACGATGgcacaaaaatatttaaataaagaattaaaatgcCACGAGTGTTCGGTAAAGCCAAAAAATATGGGTGACTTGAAAAAACACCTACTCTCATCGCATTTGTCAGAAAACCCGGaatga